In Mytilus edulis chromosome 7, xbMytEdul2.2, whole genome shotgun sequence, a single genomic region encodes these proteins:
- the LOC139483620 gene encoding uncharacterized protein codes for MDLTKKQRDIEEWIEDVESIKKNATDKQTFLGMTNLETKLNKTSNDLQSWIDGNHLSQTVVSFHLDTLLHDIINERTKFGKVVVHAMPSKLALKRRMLGQAQMIKVNGKSKSSLEHMTLNLKAKMSTNAFNVSGCCILPNGNLVVSNYDPSYLILIATDGKTENKIISIMQTIIDVTCVDNDTVAVISYTQKNIELISLKSGKTIKTISTSDPAICLTYTEGTFIVCLENGQMKEVRLEDNKTNNISSTVVSRSITELNNTLYSVKKDTNTVVCHKRNGEVLWTFTDEEILQKPRGITVDDLGNVIVAGVESNNVIAISSDGTKHKILLSKTDLCGSPWAVSFNNKFKYLLVSNDKDGRAFLYSVNYS; via the coding sequence ATGGACTTGACTAAGAAGCAAAGGGATATCGAGGAATGGATAGAAGATGTAGAAAGCATCAAGAAAAATGCAACAGATAAGCAAACATTTTTAGGGATGACGAATTTAGAAaccaaactaaataaaacaaGTAACGACTTGCAGTCTTGGATTGACGGTAACCATTTGTCTCAAACCGTAGTTTCTTTCCACTTGGACACTTTATTACATGATATAATCAACGAAAGAACTAAGTTTGGAAAAGTTGTCGTGCATGCCATGCCTAGTAAATTAGCATTAAAAAGACGAATGCTTGGTCAGGCTCAAATGATAAAAGTGAATGGAAAATCTAAAAGTTCTTTAGAGCATATGACACTGAATTTAAAAGCAAAAATGAGCACTAATGCCTTCAATGTGTCAGGCTGTTGTATTTTGCCAAATGGAAACTTGGTAGTGTCAAATTATGACCCTTCGTATTTGATATTGATCGCAACTGATGGAAAAACAGAGAATAAAATTATCAGCATCATGCAAACAATCATTGATGTTACATGTGTTGATAATGACACTGTTGCCGTAATATCATATACAcagaaaaatattgaattaattaGCCTGAAATCTGGGAAAACAATCAAGACTATCAGTACGTCTGACCCTGCTATCTGCTTAACTTACACTGAAGGTACCTTTATAGTCTGCCTCGAGAACGGACAAATGAAAGAAGTCCGGTTAGAggataacaaaacaaataatattagCAGTACGGTGGTGTCAAGAAGTATTACCGAATTAAACAACACTCTTTATTCTGTAAAGAAAGATACGAATACGGTTGTGTGTCATAAAAGAAACGGGGAAGTATTGTGGACATTTACAGACGAAGAGATTCTACAAAAACCGAGAGGCATCACAGTAGATGACCTTGGAAATGTTATAGTCGCCGGGGTCGAATCAAACAACGTAATTGCAATATCCTCTGATGGCACAAAGCACAAAATTCTCCTGTCGAAAACAGACTTATGTGGTTCACCTTGGGCAGTTTCCTTCaacaacaaattcaaatatttgctTGTTTCTAACGACAAAGATGGTCGAGCATTTCTGTACAGCGTCAACTATTCATAA